Sequence from the Bubalus kerabau isolate K-KA32 ecotype Philippines breed swamp buffalo chromosome 17, PCC_UOA_SB_1v2, whole genome shotgun sequence genome:
GACGCAGCCGTCCCTAGGGAACGGAGGCGCGGGAGGAGACAGGAGGGAGGACACTTACTTAAAAGGCTACATAGTTTCACTCCCCGCCCTTCCAGGAGTGGCGCCGACACCTCCCAGCCCCTCGGTAGAGACCTCAGGGCCCACCACCCCAACGCGGCAGAACTGCTGCACCGCCCACCCCCGTTGGGCGGAGTCGCACCCCAGGACTCTGGTCAGTCCAATGAGAAGCTGTCTTTATTCAGAGTGACGCGTGCGCAGAGCAATCATTGAGCCCGCCCAGCCAGGGGTGGGGCTCAGGCGGCGTGCAACACTTCCTATTCAGAATGGACCAGCCCAGAGCCATCGACTGCGCCTGCCTGGaacgggagggggcggggccgaaAAACACATCTGACACAAGGGGTGGGGTCCAAGCTCTGTTGCTGGAAAGCGGGCTGGACTAGGATGGGGAGATACGGCAGCCTTCCCGCCCCGCAGATTGCCCTTTACTACTCGGTTTGGAGGACAGGGGTGTCCAGTCCTACGAAGCATACTACTTCCGTCGCTGGCTGGGTCTAAGAGTCAGAGCCTTTGGGTTGTAGCCCCATCACTTACATGCACGTGGGGTGATCTTGATCCTCCTCCCCCCTTTTaaatctgagcctcagtttccccttctcaAAAACAGAGGAGGGTTGGATCTGCTGAGCGCTAATATTCCAGACTGTAATGGGGTGCAGAGGAGGGGGAGATGGGGGACCTACACGTGACCTCCCCGCTCAGGGCCCCGCCTATGCCTGGTCCGGGGGATGGGAGCGCCCAGCGAGGAAGGGCGGGGGTGGGCGGATCTAAGAAACCCGACCCCGCCGCCCTTAAGGCGCTCGGAGCGAGCGGCTCAGCGGCCGGCTAGCCCTGGCGACGGCACGGGAGGAGGATGGGGACCTCAACACGGGCTTCGCAGGTGCTACCGTGGAGGCGAGGGCTGCGCCGGGATTCGGCGTGTGACTAGGAGCGCACCTGGGGAGGATGgatgagggaatggcaaaccggtTCAGCGGAAGCGCATGTTGTGGACCCTGAGCAGCGGCAGCGCCAAGCTCCTCTCAGGCCATGAGGAGTGCTCGGACCGTCCGTCCGGGGAACGCCGTCGAAGCTGGCTGCATCCTGCTGCGCTGAGTGGGTGAAAGTGAGAGGGGCGCAAGCGGCCGGGGTGCGCGGGAGAGCAGCGCCATGGCGAAGGAGGAGTGCAAAGCGCTACTGGACGCGCTTAATAAGGCGACCGCATGCTACCATCACCTGGTGCTGACCATCGGCGGCTCCGCAGACTCGCAGAACCTGCGAGAGGAGCTGCAGAAGACGCGCCAGAAGGCGCAGGAGCTGGCGGTGGCCATCCGCGTCCGGCTGACAGCCCCGCTGCGCGACCGGAGCCTGGGCGCCGAGGAGCGCGCCGAATTCGAGCGCCTCTGGGTGGCCTTCTCCGGCTGCCTGGACCTGTTGGAAGCCGACATGCGGCGTGCACTGGCCTTGAGCACTGAGTTTCCGCTGCAGGAGCCGCGGCGGCCACTGGTGCGCACAGGGGTGGAAGGCGGCGCGACAGGCGTAGCGGCGCGCGCCCTGAGCGCCCGCAGCCTGCGGCACGAGGCGCATCGCGACTTCGACGTGGAAGACCTGCACCAGCTGGAGCGGGAGATCCTTCAGGTGGGCGAAATGATCCAGGATATGGAGATGAAGGTCAACGTGCCCCGCTGGACGGTGCAGGCCCGGCAGGCGGCAGGTGCCGAGCTCCTGTCCAGCGCCAGTGCCGGCGTCTCCTCGGTGGGCGGCGTGTCGGTAGAACAGCGCACTGGGCCCTGCGACCTGAGCAAGGCCAAGGCCGCCACCATCTTCAGCGCCGTGCTGCTGGCGGCTGTGGCCTTGGCGGTGTGCGTGGCGAAGCTGAGCTGACCGGTACCCGACGGGCCCCCGCCTCCACCAACCCCTCTCCGGAGACACCCCTGGAGAACGTCTGCAACCGCCTGGACTAGGGATGGGAATGGGATCTGGCATATTTAAGGGAAGCGGTTCTAAAGCACAGTGTGTTGTAACGTGTATGTTTGTACGCGTGTTTGAAGTACACATCTGCCTGGGCAGAACGTGGCTTCCCTCTTGCTGGCCCGGGAGGAGTTAATTTTGCGCGGGCCGCCAGGGCATTATCGCTAATGTATGCAAGAGCTTTATCCCCTATTAATAGAAAACCGTTCTCAGTGACCTGAGATTCCTCCCAGTTAATACGTTACCGCCTGTGCTGCTGGGACATGTTTACACTGAAGCTGAGCttggtgccccagcccctgcgGGTGATTCCCATTCTCGGAGAGaggcagtttggaaagaggatgaGGTGAAATGAAGTGTGAGGTGAGGGCGctgttttgtgtttgtgtgtgttggtTTTGTTTCCTGGAACAAGAAAGCAAATGGTAATAAGATGTGAGCAGTTTTTATTACCTTCATCCTTTGGGGCCTAAGCGTAGGAGAGTGTGCGTTCTTATAGGGCAGGATTACACACTTCTGCACCTGTTTGCCTACTGAAAATGACTCCCTGGGTGGGACACAAGCTTTGGGAAGGGACGCAGTCTATCCATACAAGCACTTTCTCCTTGACTGGGGCTTATTTTTGTTCCAGAACTAGACCAGAGTTTTTGATCCTCCTttgggggagggctggggaaTCCTCTTTGGAGCCCTTAATCCTAACTATCCCTTGGAATTTGCTTGCTAGCCAGTAGGAGAGCTGGCTTTGGAGGGAGTTGCACAACTCCCTGACCTGGACACCCCCTGAGAGGGTCAAGTGACATCACTGGGCACAGAGGTTTTGAGCCAATCAGCCCTGAGACTGGGTTAGAACGTAACAGCTTTAACTCCAAAAttaaggagattaaaaaaaaaaaatcttctgtttaaaaaaatcgtATGACCACATTGTGTACTATCAAAGCTGATTTTTTGTAAAAGACATTTGGCCACGAATTCATACAGTTGCCAATGAATCGTTACATGATGTCTTTACTTAAATATTTAGATTGCTAAACAAACATctccatttattttgaaaatctatCTTCTTAAGGCAGGAGATCATAGCATAAACTACTGGAACCACAGGTGTAGATGACAGAAGTTGAGTGGCCCTAGCCTCTTTGTGGCAATAAATAAGGAAATGTGGAAAACACCCTAGGTCCCAGGCTGGAATTTGCCTGAGCGGTGCCACCAGCTCCCCACCTGTGGTTCAGAGAGAGCGTTACTGGGGAAGAAAGGCTGAGAAAACAGATGCATTTAACTCTATAGATAATTTGGAATAAAACCCAGAGACTGATTTggctgaaaagtgaaaagaattttttttctctctctcttttttacccCAGAAGGGAGAAAGGGGACCGGGAGGAGGGAATGGGTAGTGTTTCACAGGGCAGTTTGAAGGGCCAAGGGTCAAAAGTAAATATCAGTCCCAAGAGCTCAGTCCTACGGACCGCCCTCCCAGCCTCGCTCACCCAGTCCCACTCCTCAACACACAGATAGTTAAACCACAGGACCTGTTTGTGTGTTTCTGTGATAATGGTTTTAAAAGATCCACAAAATCTTAAGCTGATTAAGAGTTCTGCAACAATAACTAATAAAAGGAACTCCTTCTGCTTCATGCAGTCTGGGTGAATCTGAATTGGGCCATATCAATTTCTTTTTACACCTGCCTTCCCAGGATAACTTCAGAAATGACATAGGAAGTTTTTCTGCAACAATAACTAATAAAAGGAACTCCTTCTGCTTCATGCAGTCTGGGTGAATCTGAATTGGGCCATATCAATTTCTTTTTACACCTGCCTTCCCAGGATAACTTCAGAAATGACATAGGAAGTTTTCTAACTCCCCTCTTTCTCATCCACCTGGGATATAGCATGAACACTGTCACCTCATGTCTCTCAGGCTGGGGCATATTGTGACCCAGTGTTGGAAAATATCCCTAAAAACCAAGCCCTAAATATATTCTTTGATCTATAAAATTGTGACTCTTTGTTCTTTTGAAGGTGTTTTTGTTCATGATTCATCAGAATCTGGTATAGAAACAGCCCGTTAGAAGCTGTATAGTCATCACTTctcagccttttggctaagatcaagtgtagaaGTTGTGTGATCCATAGAGGGCAATTGGAACAAGCGAATGTCTTTATTTTCACTCTTCCCATCCACTTGACAGATCCTTGAGTATTTACTTACACGTGCAATCAAATGTGTACCTGGTTCTGAGAATCCACTGCTCCGTGAAATCAGTGATAAAGTACTGTACACACACCGAAAAAGCTGAATTAGAATGAAGGTATTTATCCTGTGGCTCTGTTAACCTAAACACCTCTTTGttaaatattcataatatttGGCATTATTTGGGGTTATAACATTGCCTAATAGAACTTTTTGCTCTATGATGTGAGCAAAATCACCTTCTGCTTGAGCAGTAGGCTGCTCTATAACAATATCTCCCTGATCTCATTTCTCTGTATCATTCAAGAGGTTGTTTTCTGGTAGAAGCCTGATTTAATTTAGAGGTTGGATATCAAAgtcattaattttcttaaaacatttggTATGATCTTATACCATGATATAAGtgattaaaaaattacaaatatttaataGAGGGTATATAGGGTACGGTCAGTGTTAGAGTCAACTTTCCTAAATTAAAGGTACAAGTGAAAGGATAGGTCTTTACCTCAAAAATTAAGTGCTATTATACTGATAAATCTATCATATGTTAAATACCTGTAAGAGAAAATATACCTGGCTTCTCTTTTAGGAAAATAGCACAGCTTTATCTGATACTGATATGATAAGAACTTGTAATGTCAAGACATTTATCATGGAAACTTTCAACTCTTcctattagaaaaaaagaacagaacaatGTTTATAGAAGAAAAAATGCCTGGCAAATTCTTTTTTATGTACTCTAAGAATGTATGCTTTTAAATGCcacaagggaaaatatttttggcAAGTCAAATTAGAGCGTAAAATTCATGATTTGCCTAAGGTTTACAGTAAGCTACGTAAGAGATGTGTGATGTCCAATGACTGAAAAGCAGTTTGGGTTGAAGAGAGTTCCGGGTTGCATGAGAACCCTGATCATGCTGCATTTTTTTCAACATGCAcgttcatacattttttttttttttaagctagacAGTTGATTTTTAGGATGCACTTCTCTGTTCTGTAATGAGTGTTTGTTAAGGGTGCAAGCCCCAAAGTGTGAGCCTGTAAGGCAGCCTCAGAAATAGAAGTGCTATAGGACTGACTTCTGTATTCCTTCGGGGAGTGCCTCCTCCTACAAGGCCACACCAGTTGCAGTGGGCATGGCTCTGCCTTTCTCTCCAAGTACCTCAGACAAGTCACTGGCTTCCCTGTGTCTCCcttccctcatctgtgaaatcAGAGGGTCCTGACTGGTGAACTCAAAAACATTTAACAGGATGTAGTTAGACAGGGAAGAGTTATTTTGTTTGGGGCTTTTTTTTGAGAGGGCAGGGGGTAGTGAGGGGTTGTTATTGTTGGTTTTGGTGCATATTGAAATGGAATCTTACAGTTTGTCTAAACTTAGCCTGGTGGTAAActtctatatgaattttaaaaatcagaatgaaCTAAGCTTACTGTGATTTTAGTCTATCGCATGTGTGTAAAAATGCTACTTATTTATAGTATCTAGATTAGAATTTTTAATTCAGACTCTAAATCCAAGAAGGCCTAGTGTTTATTAAACACTTGGTTTTACCCAGCAACCTAAACTGATTCTGGTAACTTATAGATGTGAAATCCCATAGTTTGTCATGGAGTCTTGGAGAATCCTTTTCTGTAACTGCCCTGTACCCTCAGAACTGTAATGGCATTGcctacctgatgctgggaaactaGCACAGCGTGGGTTGTTTTATGTGGCATCAGACACTAGTTGGAAGTAAAAGGCTTCGTATCTACTGTTTGAATGATGCTTCTAACTAAAAtggttattaataatttaaaggggcttcccttgtggctcagctggtaaagaatccacctgcaatgcaggaagataACATGCAGCATTCATAACTTTGTTGAAAAAGGCACCCTCAAATGATTCAGCTATCAACTATTATGATATTTTAAGTTATTCTTAATCTTCTTCATGTACATTTAAATTGAAGTGAATTTATACTTCACAGATTTCATTACATAAAGAGATGTTCAGAAGGACGCCAGGATTATAAATCTCCAGGTGTTTTTCTGCAATACAATCATACTCTTCTTTTCATGGAAGATGGAATCCAGGAAGAACAGTAGATCTGCATATGAACACTATTTGGCTGTGGTCAACACAGATCAGAATCATGTTCAAATACTGTTCCTTTAGCTCTTAGGAACTGACCAAAGGTGCAGGAACTGACTACATGCCCTGCATCCATGAGCACAGGATAGATATATGTAAAAGCAttcctctcttttatttattttcatttcactacAAAGAGGATTTTGGGTGTTTTCACTGCAGTATTGTGAGATCTTCAGCATCCTTCTTCTCTGGTGTTTGAATTTAGAATGTTATAACCTTAAGGCTTATATGACAAATGTTAATAAGCCACATGAAAACTCCtgttgacaaaataatttttaagagtccttttaacatgctgttgtcaggaaagcaatttttaaaatacttatttatttggttgtgctgggtcttagttgtggcgttcagggtgtggcatgcaggatccttaattgcagcatgaaaactcttaattgcagcatgtgggatctagttccctgaccagggatggaacttgggccccctgcattgggagcatggactgGACCAAGTCCCCAGAAAGCAAATTTAAATGTCTTTTGTTTGTAGGtatgtgtcaggcacatagagaaGATCTATGAAGAAATTTacataaatgaaaatgtttattaatgtTTGGTGGgattataaatggtattttttcaatatatttgtatttaatattGTTATATTGTTTTTACAATAAAGTTTGAATGCTCTTATGGTTagttctgtggtcatgtatggatgtgagagttggactgtgaagaaggctgagtgccgaagaattgatgcttttgaactgtggtgttggagaagactcttgagagtcccttggactgaaaggagatccaaccagtccatgctgaaggagatcagccctgggatttctttggagggaatgatgctaaagctgaaactccggtactttggccaccttatgcaaagacttgactcattggaaaagactctgatgctgggagggattgggggcaggaggagaaggggatgacagaggatgagatggctggatggcatcactgactcgatggacatgagtctgagtgaactccgggagttggtgatggacagggaggcctggcgtgctgcgattcatggggttgcaaagagtcggacaagactgagcgactgatctgatctgatctgatggttagttactaaaaatacaaattttaacagTTAGGGTCTCAATTTTAATGAGAAATGATTTCAGAACACACACTCCTACCCCACCAGGAACCACAAACAGGCAAAGCAGAACTTTTAGAATCTTACCCACAGGGAATCAGaagcatgtttttttctttaattaattttaatttgaggataattactttacaatattgtggtggtttttgtcatacatgaGTCAGCTGTGGGTGCACACAGAAAATGTATTATCAAGACAATAGCATCAAGGTTAGGAACACTGACTACAGAATCTGGGGTACCCCTGAATTCTGATCCATTCTTATTGAAGGTGTTCATTAATCTCCCTGACCTCAATTTCCATATCCTTACAACGGGAGTAATAATAGGGTATACTTCATAGggtgggattcccaggtgactcagtggtgaatccatctgccaatgcaggagatacaggctcagtccctgggtagggaagattcccctggaggaggaaatggcaacctactccagtattattgctggaaaaatcccatgaacagaggagcctggtgggctatagtgcatggggttgcaaaagaatcagagacGACTAAGTtcaatgatgatgatgacgaaCACTTCATGGGGTATTGACTGTGCTGGGGGTATTGACTGTGCTGGGGGGTACTGACTGTGCTAGGGGGtactgactgtgctgggtcttcgttgctgcacgggctttctctagttgcccctGAGCAGGGGCTCTGCTTCTTCagggcctgggcttctcattgcagtgacttctcttgttgtggaacacaggctctaggtgcatgggcttcagtatttgcagcactcaggctcagcagttgtggcacaaggccttagttgctccgaggcatgtggagtcttcctggaccaaggatcaaaccagtgttccctgcattggcaggcagattcttaaccactagaccagggAAGGCCCATAGTCATACTGAGGTTAAGATTTTTTTCTGGCAcaaggctcaataaatattggctgCCTAAAATGgaactggcagaaagtgaagaggaactaaaaagcctcttgatgaaggtgaaagaggagagagaaaaagttggcttaaaactcaacattcagaaaacgaagatcatggcatccggtcccaccacttcatgggaaatagatggggaaacagtggaaacagtgtccagctttatttttttgggctccaaaatcatggcagatggtgactgcagccatgaaattaaaagacgcttactccttggaaggaaagttatgaccaacctagatagcatattgaaaagcagagacattactttgccaacaaaggtccgtctaggcaaggctatggtttttccactggtcatgtatggatgtgagagttggactgtgaagaaagctgagtgccgaagaattgatggttttgaactgtggtgttggagaagactcttgagagtcccttggactgcaaggagatccaaccagtccatgctgaaggagatcagccctgggctttctttggaaggaatgatgctaaagctgaaactccaatactttggccacctcatgtgaagaattgactcattggaaaagactctgatgctgggagggattgggggcaggaggaaaaggggacgacagaggatgagatggctggatggcatcactgactcgatggacgtgagtctgagtgaactgcgggagttggtgatggacagggacgcctggcgtgctgtgattcatggggtcgcaaagagtcagacacgactgagcgactgaactga
This genomic interval carries:
- the RGS9BP gene encoding regulator of G-protein signaling 9-binding protein, which translates into the protein MAKEECKALLDALNKATACYHHLVLTIGGSADSQNLREELQKTRQKAQELAVAIRVRLTAPLRDRSLGAEERAEFERLWVAFSGCLDLLEADMRRALALSTEFPLQEPRRPLVRTGVEGGATGVAARALSARSLRHEAHRDFDVEDLHQLEREILQVGEMIQDMEMKVNVPRWTVQARQAAGAELLSSASAGVSSVGGVSVEQRTGPCDLSKAKAATIFSAVLLAAVALAVCVAKLS